In the Kribbella sp. NBC_00482 genome, one interval contains:
- a CDS encoding ABC transporter substrate-binding protein codes for MSRKRLYSALALLALVTGCSGNAAADDAAKLSLDAALPTSVPDGTKIVVGDPATQVALKLSGQLDKVSKFVQFANLSGGPQTTEAFRAHALDLGSVAEIPPIHATWTGLQVKIVASKFRKDPLNHPIYQLGIAPGVSVKTLGDLRGKKIAYSPGQAQGALVLKVLQKAGLTKEDVKLVELPSTGDVYSNALSGKQVDVAPIGGVQIKRYLTKYGKDGATTIPHGIRDDAGHLYGPVESLEDPGKAAAIRAYVAAWGVAQDWIDKHPKEWIQGYYVKDQGLTEADGQWLVDNAGHPDISADWSDAIERQQQTIELLAKETGNKVIQAKDLYDLRFQTVAADAIKGGAK; via the coding sequence ATGTCTAGAAAACGCCTCTACTCCGCCCTCGCCCTGCTCGCGCTCGTCACCGGATGCAGTGGCAACGCGGCCGCCGACGATGCCGCCAAGCTCTCGCTCGACGCCGCGCTCCCGACCTCGGTCCCCGACGGGACGAAGATCGTGGTCGGCGACCCCGCCACCCAGGTCGCGCTCAAGCTGTCCGGCCAGCTCGACAAGGTCTCGAAGTTCGTCCAGTTCGCGAACCTGAGCGGCGGTCCGCAGACCACCGAGGCGTTCCGGGCGCACGCGCTCGACCTCGGTTCGGTTGCCGAGATCCCGCCGATCCACGCGACCTGGACCGGCCTGCAGGTGAAGATCGTCGCCTCCAAGTTCCGTAAGGACCCGCTGAACCACCCGATCTACCAGCTGGGCATCGCTCCTGGGGTTTCGGTCAAGACGCTGGGCGACCTGCGGGGCAAGAAGATCGCGTACAGCCCCGGCCAGGCGCAGGGTGCGCTGGTCCTCAAGGTGCTGCAGAAGGCCGGCCTGACGAAGGAGGACGTGAAGCTGGTCGAGCTGCCGAGCACGGGTGACGTGTACTCGAACGCGCTCTCCGGCAAGCAGGTCGACGTCGCCCCGATCGGCGGCGTACAGATCAAGCGCTACCTGACGAAGTACGGCAAGGACGGCGCGACGACGATCCCGCACGGGATCCGCGACGACGCCGGTCACCTCTACGGCCCGGTCGAATCCCTTGAGGACCCGGGCAAGGCGGCCGCGATCCGCGCGTACGTCGCCGCGTGGGGCGTCGCGCAGGACTGGATCGACAAGCACCCCAAGGAATGGATCCAGGGGTACTACGTGAAGGACCAGGGACTGACCGAGGCCGACGGGCAGTGGCTCGTCGACAACGCCGGGCACCCGGACATCAGCGCCGACTGGAGCGACGCGATCGAGCGTCAGCAGCAAACCATCGAGCTGCTCGCCAAGGAGACCGGCAACAAGGTCATCCAGGCCAAGGACCTGTACGACCTGCGGTTCCAGACCGTCGCAGCGGACGCGATCAAGGGAGGTGCCAAATGA
- a CDS encoding ABC transporter permease, with protein MSATALPGLRQRTSSAPVVRRRRLGPGKPIRFGAAIGPVLLLVIWSVGSATGWIDQRVLSAPWTVVTTAGDLIADGRLQSNLWTSAQRALIGLALGIVLGVVLALISGLSRLGEAVLDGPIQIKRAIPSLALLPLLILWLGIGESMKIVTILLGVFVPIYIHTHNGLRTIDSRYVELAQTVGLSQWEFIRRVVLPGALPGFLLGLRFAVTGAWLSLVVVEQINSTSGIGYMMELARTYGQTDIIIVGLVVYGILGLLSDAVVRLIQRRALSWRRTLAS; from the coding sequence ATGAGTGCGACCGCGCTTCCCGGACTGAGGCAGCGCACGTCCTCGGCTCCCGTCGTACGGCGCCGGCGCCTCGGGCCCGGCAAGCCGATCAGGTTCGGAGCCGCGATCGGGCCGGTGCTCCTGCTGGTGATCTGGAGCGTCGGATCCGCCACCGGTTGGATCGACCAACGAGTACTGTCCGCGCCGTGGACCGTGGTGACCACGGCCGGCGACCTGATCGCCGACGGCCGCCTGCAGTCGAACCTGTGGACGTCCGCGCAGCGGGCCCTGATCGGTCTCGCGTTGGGCATCGTGCTTGGCGTGGTCCTCGCGCTGATCTCCGGCCTGTCCCGGCTCGGTGAGGCGGTCCTCGACGGGCCGATCCAGATCAAGCGCGCGATCCCGTCGCTGGCCCTGCTGCCGTTGCTGATCCTCTGGCTCGGCATCGGCGAGTCGATGAAGATCGTCACCATCCTGCTCGGGGTGTTCGTGCCGATCTACATCCACACCCACAACGGCCTGCGCACCATCGACAGCCGGTACGTCGAGCTCGCGCAGACCGTCGGCCTGTCGCAGTGGGAGTTCATCCGGCGCGTGGTGCTGCCGGGCGCACTGCCCGGATTCCTGCTCGGGCTGCGATTCGCGGTGACCGGCGCGTGGTTGTCGCTGGTCGTCGTCGAGCAGATCAACTCCACCAGCGGCATCGGCTACATGATGGAACTGGCCCGCACGTACGGGCAGACCGACATCATCATCGTCGGCCTGGTCGTCTACGGCATCCTCGGCCTGCTGTCCGACGCGGTCGTCCGCCTGATCCAGAGGAGGGCCTTGTCATGGCGACGAACGTTGGCCTCGTAA
- a CDS encoding ABC transporter ATP-binding protein encodes MATNVGLVTVQVRDLVRRYDDRAVLDGVDLDIEPGEFVALLGKSGSGKSTLLRALAGLDHDVDGTGELAVPENVSVVFQDSRLLPWARVLENVVLGLGGADERGRQSLEEVGLAGREKAWPNELSGGEQQRVALARSLVREPELLLADEPFGALDALTRLKMHVLLRKLCAAHQPAVLLVTHDVDEAIVLADRVIVLDAGRIVAEETITLPAPRSAADPGFAAVRSRLLDALGVSV; translated from the coding sequence ATGGCGACGAACGTTGGCCTCGTAACTGTGCAGGTCCGCGACCTGGTACGCCGGTACGACGATCGCGCTGTCCTGGACGGAGTGGACCTGGACATCGAACCGGGTGAGTTCGTCGCTCTGCTGGGTAAGAGCGGATCCGGGAAGAGCACCTTGTTGCGGGCCCTGGCCGGTCTGGATCACGACGTCGACGGAACCGGTGAGCTCGCCGTACCGGAGAACGTCTCGGTCGTCTTCCAGGACTCGCGGTTGTTGCCGTGGGCAAGAGTGCTCGAGAACGTCGTTCTCGGCCTGGGCGGTGCGGACGAGCGTGGGCGGCAGAGCCTCGAAGAGGTGGGGCTGGCCGGCCGGGAGAAGGCGTGGCCGAACGAGTTGTCCGGTGGTGAGCAGCAGCGGGTCGCGTTGGCGCGGTCGCTGGTGCGGGAACCGGAGCTGTTGCTCGCCGACGAGCCGTTCGGTGCTCTGGACGCGTTGACCCGGTTGAAGATGCACGTGTTGCTGCGGAAGTTGTGCGCGGCGCATCAACCCGCCGTACTGCTGGTGACGCACGACGTCGACGAGGCGATCGTGCTGGCCGATCGGGTGATCGTGCTCGACGCCGGCCGGATCGTCGCCGAGGAGACCATCACGTTGCCCGCGCCGCGGAGTGCGGCCGATCCAGGATTCGCCGCGGTCCGCTCGCGGCTTCTCGACGCTTTGGGAGTTTCGGTATGA
- a CDS encoding LLM class flavin-dependent oxidoreductase, with amino-acid sequence MSRQLHLNAFLMSTGHHEASWRLPESDPFANTSVAHYQALAQLAERGKFDSIFFADSPVLFGNVGRRPAGSLEPTVLLTAIAAATSRIGLIATASTTYNEPFNLARRFASVDHVSGGRAGWNVVTTAGPEAAKNFNLADQPAHAERYDRASEFLEVAYKLWDSWQDDAAVADKAEGVWAVQERVQPIDHVGRHFQVRGPLNLPRSPQGHPLIVQAGSSEDGKGLAARYAEAVFTAQQTLEDAQDFYRDLKARTAALGRDPETIKILPGIVPVIGSTVEEAQRLERQLDELIRPEYARLQLAKTLRVSPEDLPFDQQLPADLPDEDEIEGAKSRYTLIVTLARRENLTVRELIGRLGGGRGHRTFTGTPEQVADAIQQWFEAGAADGFNVMPPVLPSGLATFVDEVIPILQARGLFRTEYTGTTLREHYGLARPAGRTPQLQEATA; translated from the coding sequence ATGAGTAGGCAGTTGCACCTGAACGCGTTCTTGATGAGTACCGGCCACCACGAGGCGTCCTGGCGGCTGCCGGAGAGCGATCCGTTCGCGAACACCTCGGTGGCGCACTACCAGGCCCTGGCGCAGCTGGCCGAGCGCGGCAAGTTCGACTCGATCTTCTTCGCGGACTCGCCGGTGCTGTTCGGCAACGTCGGGCGGCGTCCGGCCGGTTCGCTGGAGCCGACCGTGCTGCTCACCGCGATCGCGGCCGCCACATCGCGGATCGGGCTGATCGCCACGGCGTCCACGACGTACAACGAGCCGTTCAACCTGGCGCGGAGGTTCGCCAGCGTGGACCACGTGAGCGGTGGGCGTGCGGGCTGGAACGTGGTGACGACCGCCGGGCCGGAGGCCGCGAAGAACTTCAATCTCGCCGATCAGCCGGCGCATGCGGAGCGGTACGACCGCGCGTCGGAGTTCCTCGAGGTCGCGTACAAGCTCTGGGACTCGTGGCAGGACGACGCCGCGGTCGCGGACAAGGCCGAGGGCGTCTGGGCGGTCCAGGAGCGCGTGCAGCCGATCGACCACGTCGGGCGGCACTTCCAGGTCCGCGGGCCGCTGAACCTGCCACGGTCGCCGCAGGGGCACCCGCTGATCGTCCAGGCCGGGTCGTCCGAGGACGGCAAGGGGCTGGCGGCGCGGTACGCCGAGGCGGTGTTCACCGCGCAGCAGACGCTGGAGGACGCGCAGGACTTCTACCGGGACCTGAAGGCGCGTACGGCGGCGCTCGGGCGGGACCCGGAGACGATCAAGATCCTGCCGGGGATCGTGCCCGTGATCGGGTCCACGGTCGAGGAGGCCCAGCGCCTGGAGCGGCAGCTGGACGAGCTGATCCGGCCGGAGTACGCGCGGTTGCAGCTGGCGAAGACGCTGCGAGTGTCGCCGGAGGACCTGCCGTTCGATCAGCAACTCCCGGCGGATCTGCCCGACGAGGACGAGATCGAGGGCGCGAAGAGCCGGTACACGCTGATCGTGACGCTCGCCCGGCGCGAGAACCTGACCGTTCGCGAGCTGATCGGCCGGCTCGGCGGCGGGCGCGGGCACCGCACGTTCACCGGTACGCCGGAGCAGGTCGCGGACGCGATCCAGCAGTGGTTCGAGGCCGGGGCGGCCGACGGCTTCAACGTGATGCCGCCGGTGCTCCCGTCCGGCCTCGCGACGTTCGTGGACGAGGTGATCCCGATCCTGCAGGCGCGCGGCCTGTTCCGGACCGAGTACACCGGCACGACGCTGCGCGAGCACTACGGTCTGGCGCGGCCCGCCGGACGGACTCCTCAGCTGCAGGAGGCGACTGCCTGA
- a CDS encoding zinc-binding alcohol dehydrogenase family protein, whose protein sequence is MDMRAILLEGPVEPEGLRVRRVAVPEPAVGWVRIKVEAFGLNRSEYHLRAGLATNARFPVIPGIEAAGTVDLAPGGEFAPGQQVVAMMGGMGREYDGGYAEYTVVPASSVIPVTTDLDWATLGALPEMLQTAHGSLHTGLGIEPGQALLVRGGTSSVGVAAAVLAKEHGLTVFSTTRNPQRVDVLRELGVDHPIVDDGNVAEKVREILPGGVHAALELVGTNVLPDTLRATAVHGTVCFTGMLSDSWTIPDFYPIGYLPNGVRLTAYGGESSDLPADAFQRYVDLVAAGKLPIRIDRVFTMDEIGEAHRIMQDGKAVGKLVVRVS, encoded by the coding sequence ATGGACATGCGGGCGATCTTGCTTGAAGGTCCGGTGGAGCCGGAGGGACTTCGGGTGCGGCGGGTCGCGGTGCCGGAGCCGGCGGTCGGGTGGGTGCGGATCAAGGTGGAGGCGTTCGGCCTGAACCGGTCGGAGTACCACCTCCGCGCGGGCCTCGCGACGAACGCGCGGTTCCCGGTGATCCCGGGGATCGAGGCGGCCGGGACGGTCGACCTGGCGCCGGGCGGCGAGTTCGCGCCGGGGCAGCAGGTGGTCGCGATGATGGGCGGGATGGGCCGCGAGTACGACGGCGGGTACGCCGAGTACACCGTCGTACCGGCGTCGTCGGTGATCCCGGTGACCACCGATCTCGACTGGGCGACGCTCGGCGCGCTGCCGGAGATGCTGCAGACCGCGCACGGCTCGCTCCACACGGGCCTCGGGATCGAGCCGGGGCAGGCCCTGCTGGTCCGCGGCGGTACGTCGTCCGTCGGGGTGGCAGCCGCCGTACTGGCGAAGGAGCACGGGCTGACCGTGTTCTCGACGACGCGCAATCCGCAGCGCGTCGACGTACTGCGGGAGCTCGGTGTCGACCATCCGATCGTTGACGACGGCAACGTTGCGGAGAAGGTCCGGGAGATTCTTCCGGGCGGCGTACATGCGGCGCTCGAACTGGTCGGGACGAATGTCCTGCCGGACACGCTCCGGGCGACCGCGGTGCACGGCACGGTGTGTTTCACCGGAATGCTCAGCGACTCCTGGACGATTCCGGACTTCTACCCGATCGGATACCTGCCGAACGGTGTCCGGCTGACGGCGTACGGCGGCGAGAGCTCGGACCTGCCCGCGGACGCGTTCCAGCGGTACGTCGACCTGGTCGCGGCCGGCAAGCTCCCGATCCGGATCGACCGCGTCTTCACGATGGACGAGATCGGCGAAGCGCACCGCATCATGCAGGACGGCAAGGCGGTCGGGAAGCTCGTCGTACGGGTGAGTTGA
- a CDS encoding glycerophosphodiester phosphodiesterase has product MGKLPRVVAHRGASDVNPEHTLAAYQRAIDVGADGLECDVRLTADGHLVCVHDRRIERTSNGRGVLSTMSLEELEKYDWGSWKRPWAELDDEAELPGLDVRKVLTLDTLLATVRDAGRPVELAIETKHPTRYAGLVERRLIEALDRYGWAHPKVGTESPARVMSFSWLSLRRMRTLAPGLRTVLLMDRVPLRFRDGSLPTGVSYAGPSLEIVSAHPEYVDRAHKHGHQVHVWTVNAENDIRHCREIGVDAVISDRPEAALRVLAEGPEEVGRRT; this is encoded by the coding sequence ATGGGGAAGCTCCCACGGGTGGTCGCGCACCGCGGTGCCAGCGACGTAAACCCCGAACACACGCTGGCGGCGTACCAACGAGCGATCGATGTCGGCGCGGACGGGCTCGAGTGTGACGTCCGGCTGACCGCCGACGGCCATCTGGTCTGCGTCCACGACCGCCGGATCGAGCGCACCTCGAACGGCCGTGGCGTCCTGTCCACGATGAGCCTCGAGGAGCTGGAGAAGTACGACTGGGGCTCGTGGAAGCGCCCGTGGGCCGAGCTCGACGACGAGGCCGAACTGCCCGGTCTCGACGTCCGGAAGGTGCTCACGCTCGACACGCTGCTCGCGACCGTGCGGGACGCGGGCCGGCCGGTCGAGTTGGCGATCGAGACCAAGCACCCGACCCGGTACGCCGGACTGGTCGAGCGGCGTCTGATCGAGGCCCTGGACCGCTACGGCTGGGCGCACCCGAAGGTCGGAACGGAGTCGCCGGCCCGGGTGATGAGCTTCTCCTGGCTGTCCCTGCGCCGGATGCGGACGCTCGCGCCCGGCCTGCGCACCGTCCTGCTGATGGACCGCGTCCCGCTGCGCTTCCGCGACGGCTCGCTCCCCACCGGAGTTTCGTACGCCGGACCGAGCCTGGAGATCGTCAGCGCGCACCCGGAGTACGTCGATCGCGCGCACAAGCACGGCCATCAGGTCCACGTTTGGACCGTGAACGCCGAGAACGACATCCGGCACTGCCGCGAGATCGGCGTCGACGCCGTGATCAGCGACCGCCCGGAGGCCGCGTTGCGGGTCCTCGCCGAAGGGCCGGAAGAGGTAGGACGCCGTACCTGA
- a CDS encoding ATP-binding protein yields the protein MSSATLPADVSVVDVVLPHEVSAVADARRRLAAYLKRYRVTDAACDDAQLVLSELLSNAIRYAPPLPAGEVRAAWWIDRAGIHVEVTDGRGDTEPKRISDPHPESVGGRGLAIVDVLTSSWDVRTAARHRTVHAIVPS from the coding sequence TTGTCCTCTGCGACCCTGCCCGCCGACGTGAGCGTTGTGGACGTCGTCCTGCCGCACGAAGTGTCCGCGGTAGCGGACGCCCGACGCCGTCTGGCCGCCTACCTGAAGCGCTACCGAGTCACCGATGCCGCCTGCGACGACGCGCAGTTGGTGCTCTCGGAGCTGCTCTCCAACGCGATCCGGTACGCGCCTCCGCTGCCGGCCGGTGAGGTACGGGCTGCGTGGTGGATCGACCGGGCCGGGATCCATGTCGAGGTGACCGACGGTCGCGGCGACACCGAGCCGAAGCGGATCAGCGACCCGCACCCGGAGTCGGTCGGCGGCCGCGGCCTGGCCATCGTCGACGTCCTCACCTCCAGCTGGGACGTCCGCACCGCCGCCCGCCACCGCACAGTCCACGCAATCGTCCCGAGCTAG
- a CDS encoding DUF5926 family protein, whose product MGKKSRQRAKNTTTTVTLDPADLVDVGPREPCPCGSGKRFKQCHGKERAQAADTFVVRPFEGLPSECDLIAFREIVPSGTVQVELTGENGGKVINLVTLLPMAMPGVVRDDETIWIGMQTHASSGDPSRDLGHAITTALQTEPGHPVQVGDLMKDGPRLQDLIDTSKPIEIKVHDGFEYWVGENVEDPTGEVAAGLERANAAAAPTVRLESVEAAYWTKIGDRIYLRWVMPHTEDTLLDALARLHAAGGSALIDGSRLIGSFRALGVLAPVWELPAGTEAADVEKPAADFATALEKALATDAPLSTEERAARAGLASRQLTIR is encoded by the coding sequence ATGGGAAAGAAGTCGCGGCAGCGCGCGAAGAACACGACGACGACCGTCACGCTCGACCCGGCCGATCTGGTGGACGTCGGGCCGCGGGAACCTTGCCCCTGTGGTTCGGGCAAGCGGTTCAAGCAGTGCCACGGCAAGGAGCGGGCGCAGGCCGCCGACACCTTCGTGGTGCGGCCGTTCGAGGGGCTGCCGTCTGAGTGCGACCTGATCGCGTTCCGCGAGATCGTGCCGTCCGGCACCGTCCAGGTCGAGCTCACCGGTGAGAACGGGGGCAAGGTCATCAACCTCGTCACCCTGCTGCCGATGGCGATGCCGGGTGTGGTGCGCGACGACGAGACGATCTGGATCGGCATGCAGACGCACGCCTCGTCCGGCGACCCGAGCCGCGACCTCGGCCATGCGATCACCACCGCGCTGCAGACCGAACCGGGCCACCCGGTCCAGGTCGGCGACCTGATGAAGGACGGCCCGCGCTTGCAGGACCTGATCGACACCAGCAAGCCGATCGAGATCAAGGTTCACGACGGCTTCGAGTACTGGGTCGGCGAGAACGTCGAGGACCCGACCGGTGAGGTCGCGGCCGGGCTGGAGCGCGCGAACGCGGCGGCTGCTCCGACGGTCCGCCTCGAGTCGGTCGAGGCGGCGTACTGGACGAAGATCGGCGACCGCATCTACCTGCGCTGGGTCATGCCGCACACCGAGGACACGCTGCTCGACGCGCTCGCCCGGCTGCACGCCGCCGGTGGGTCCGCGCTGATCGACGGCAGCCGCCTGATCGGCTCCTTCCGCGCCCTCGGCGTCCTCGCGCCGGTCTGGGAGCTGCCTGCCGGCACTGAGGCCGCCGACGTCGAGAAGCCCGCCGCGGACTTCGCTACGGCCCTCGAGAAGGCCCTCGCCACCGACGCCCCGCTGAGCACCGAAGAGCGCGCCGCGCGCGCCGGCCTCGCCAGCCGCCAGCTCACCATCCGCTGA
- a CDS encoding arginine deiminase — translation MTETRQGSAVYGVDSEVGPLRTVMLHRPGNELRRLTPRNNDKLLFDGIPWVGRAQDEHDAFAQALRDRDVEVLYLGELLTESLNNPEARAQAVAGATEDLRLGDTLRDYLRASLGDLDAPGLAEALMAGVRNDEVHAGGLVTSLLAHEDFLIDPLPNLLFTRDSSVWIRDSVAVTSLAMPARMRETQLTELIYTFHPRFAGADKVYDHQLEHVEGGDVLALGPGVLAVGVGERTTPAGVERLARRVFTKGLAHTVLAVPIAQQRATMHLDTVCTMVDTDAVLMYPNMAEEMRALAVTTDGDQLHIAESEPFLVAAAKALGIDTLRRIDTGLDPVTAEREQWDDGNNTLALAPRVCIAYERTVETNARLEESGIEVIRISGSELGSGRGGPRCMSCPVLRAPTAT, via the coding sequence ATGACCGAGACGCGACAGGGCAGTGCGGTGTACGGCGTCGACAGTGAGGTCGGTCCGCTGCGGACGGTGATGCTGCACCGGCCGGGCAACGAACTCCGGCGACTCACCCCGCGCAACAACGACAAGCTGCTGTTCGACGGCATCCCGTGGGTGGGCCGGGCGCAGGACGAGCACGACGCGTTCGCCCAGGCGCTCCGCGACCGCGACGTCGAGGTGCTGTACCTCGGCGAGCTGCTGACGGAGTCGCTCAACAATCCCGAGGCCCGGGCCCAGGCGGTCGCCGGCGCGACCGAGGACCTGCGCCTCGGCGACACCCTCCGCGACTACCTGCGGGCGTCGCTCGGCGATCTGGATGCGCCTGGGCTTGCAGAGGCGCTGATGGCCGGCGTACGCAACGACGAGGTGCATGCGGGCGGGTTGGTGACGTCGCTGCTGGCGCACGAGGACTTCCTCATCGATCCGCTCCCGAACCTGCTGTTCACCCGCGACTCGAGCGTCTGGATCCGGGACTCGGTCGCCGTCACCTCGCTGGCGATGCCGGCCCGGATGCGCGAGACGCAGCTGACCGAGCTGATCTACACGTTCCACCCGCGGTTCGCGGGCGCCGACAAGGTGTACGACCACCAGCTGGAGCATGTCGAGGGTGGGGACGTGCTCGCGCTCGGCCCCGGCGTACTCGCGGTCGGGGTCGGGGAACGGACCACACCAGCTGGTGTGGAGCGGCTGGCGCGGCGGGTCTTCACGAAAGGGCTCGCGCACACCGTTCTCGCCGTACCGATCGCTCAGCAGCGGGCGACGATGCACCTGGACACCGTCTGCACGATGGTCGACACCGACGCCGTGCTGATGTACCCGAACATGGCGGAGGAGATGCGGGCGCTCGCGGTCACGACCGACGGCGACCAGCTGCACATCGCGGAGTCCGAGCCGTTCCTGGTCGCGGCGGCGAAGGCGCTCGGCATCGACACGCTGCGGCGGATCGACACCGGCCTGGACCCGGTGACGGCCGAGCGGGAGCAGTGGGACGACGGGAACAACACCTTGGCCCTGGCGCCGCGCGTCTGCATCGCGTACGAGCGGACCGTCGAGACCAACGCGCGGCTGGAGGAGTCCGGGATCGAAGTCATCCGGATCTCCGGCTCGGAGCTCGGCTCCGGGCGGGGCGGACCGCGGTGTATGTCGTGCCCGGTACTGCGGGCGCCGACAGCTACGTGA
- a CDS encoding dihydrofolate reductase family protein translates to MTRTVTANISLSLDGRVNGAGGDYDMSWIVPHAITEGARDHMIRVTEPATTALLGRKNYEGFGGFWPAVADDENAAPQDRAFSRWLNETEKVVFSTTLTEAPWQNSRIADGEPADVVKQLRDQDGGDIIVLASSSVIRALLAADEIDRLSITLDPELVGGGSRLFEDGLPATSWKLTDSTPTESGALCLLYDRVRS, encoded by the coding sequence ATGACCCGCACAGTGACCGCCAACATCTCGCTCTCGCTCGACGGCCGCGTGAACGGCGCCGGTGGCGACTACGACATGAGCTGGATCGTTCCGCATGCGATCACCGAGGGAGCCCGCGATCACATGATCCGGGTGACCGAGCCGGCCACCACGGCCCTGCTCGGCCGGAAGAACTACGAAGGCTTCGGCGGCTTCTGGCCGGCGGTGGCCGACGACGAGAACGCGGCGCCGCAGGACCGGGCCTTCTCCCGCTGGCTGAACGAGACCGAGAAGGTGGTCTTCTCGACGACGCTGACCGAGGCGCCGTGGCAGAACTCGCGGATCGCCGACGGCGAGCCCGCGGACGTCGTCAAGCAACTGCGTGACCAGGACGGCGGCGACATCATCGTGCTGGCCAGCTCGAGTGTGATCCGCGCGCTGCTGGCGGCCGACGAGATCGACCGGCTGAGCATCACCCTCGACCCCGAGCTGGTCGGCGGCGGGTCCCGGCTGTTCGAGGACGGCCTGCCGGCCACGTCGTGGAAGCTGACCGACTCGACCCCGACCGAGTCCGGCGCCCTCTGCCTGCTCTACGACCGCGTCCGCTCCTGA
- a CDS encoding glycosyltransferase gives MPDEDLSPEPFERAVACVIPAKDEADRIAATVDAVHKIIGVDLVVVVDDGSTDGTTEAAERAGAVVVRHERNRGKAAAMETGAAAVAERDGARPRHLLFLDADLTDTAAGAGPLIEPVQTGRADMTIGTLPAQVRADGSKAGGHGFVVRLARAGIQEATGWAPEQPLSGQRCITRAAFDSAVPLAAGFGVETALTIDLGRKGFRILEVPIEVRHRATGTDLRGQLHRAKQYLHVRRALAARSALPADGGGPSLRSLFPRRLRNEH, from the coding sequence GTGCCCGATGAAGACCTGTCCCCCGAACCGTTCGAGCGTGCCGTCGCCTGCGTGATCCCGGCGAAGGACGAGGCCGACCGGATCGCGGCGACCGTGGACGCGGTGCACAAGATCATCGGCGTCGACCTGGTCGTGGTCGTCGACGACGGCTCCACGGACGGTACGACGGAAGCGGCCGAGCGGGCCGGTGCGGTCGTCGTACGCCATGAGCGTAACCGCGGGAAGGCCGCCGCGATGGAGACCGGCGCGGCTGCCGTCGCGGAGCGCGATGGCGCACGGCCGCGGCACCTGCTGTTCCTCGACGCCGACCTGACCGACACCGCGGCCGGAGCGGGTCCGCTGATCGAGCCGGTGCAGACCGGCCGCGCGGACATGACCATCGGGACGTTGCCGGCGCAGGTGCGGGCCGACGGGTCGAAGGCCGGCGGCCACGGGTTCGTGGTGCGGCTGGCGCGGGCCGGGATCCAGGAGGCGACCGGCTGGGCGCCGGAGCAGCCGTTGTCCGGGCAGCGCTGCATCACCCGGGCCGCGTTCGATTCCGCCGTACCGCTGGCTGCCGGGTTCGGTGTCGAGACCGCGCTGACGATCGACCTGGGCCGGAAGGGGTTCCGGATCCTGGAGGTGCCGATCGAGGTCCGGCACCGCGCGACCGGGACGGATCTGCGCGGTCAGCTGCACCGCGCGAAGCAGTACCTGCACGTCCGGCGGGCCCTCGCCGCTCGCAGTGCGCTGCCCGCGGACGGTGGTGGGCCGTCGCTGCGCAGTCTGTTCCCGCGGAGACTGCGCAATGAGCACTGA